In a single window of the Cervus elaphus chromosome 1, mCerEla1.1, whole genome shotgun sequence genome:
- the PTH gene encoding parathyroid hormone isoform X1, which translates to MGVCVLLSDPIVKIQRVGSDVICNNKKASQFNMMSAKDMVKVMIVMFAICFLARSDGKSVKKRAVSEIQFMHNLGKHLSSMERVEWLRKKLQDVHNFVAHGASIAYKDGSSQRPRKKEDNVLVESHQKSLGEADKADVDVLIKAKRQ; encoded by the exons ATGGGAGTGTGTGTGCTGCTCTCTGATCCTATAGTTAAAATTCAGAGAGTTGGGAGTGACGTCATCTGTAACAATAAAAAAGCTTCACAGT ttaatATGATGTCTGCAAAAGACATGGTTAAGGTAATGATTGTCATGTTTGCCATCTGTTTTCTTGCAAGATCAGATGGGAAGTCTGTTAA GAAGAGAGCTGTGAGTGAAATACAGTTTATGCATAACCTGGGCAAACATCTGAGCTCCATGGAAAGAGTGGAATGGCTACGGAAAAAGCTACAGGATGTGCACAACTTTGTTGCCCATGGAGCTTCTATAGCTTACAAAGATGGTAGTTCCCAGAGACCTCGAAAAAAGGAAGACAATGTCCTGGTTGAGAGCCACCAAAAAAGTCTTGGAGAAGCAGATAAAGCTGATGTGGATGTATTAATTAAAGCTAAACGCCAGTGA
- the PTH gene encoding parathyroid hormone isoform X2 produces the protein MMSAKDMVKVMIVMFAICFLARSDGKSVKKRAVSEIQFMHNLGKHLSSMERVEWLRKKLQDVHNFVAHGASIAYKDGSSQRPRKKEDNVLVESHQKSLGEADKADVDVLIKAKRQ, from the exons ATGATGTCTGCAAAAGACATGGTTAAGGTAATGATTGTCATGTTTGCCATCTGTTTTCTTGCAAGATCAGATGGGAAGTCTGTTAA GAAGAGAGCTGTGAGTGAAATACAGTTTATGCATAACCTGGGCAAACATCTGAGCTCCATGGAAAGAGTGGAATGGCTACGGAAAAAGCTACAGGATGTGCACAACTTTGTTGCCCATGGAGCTTCTATAGCTTACAAAGATGGTAGTTCCCAGAGACCTCGAAAAAAGGAAGACAATGTCCTGGTTGAGAGCCACCAAAAAAGTCTTGGAGAAGCAGATAAAGCTGATGTGGATGTATTAATTAAAGCTAAACGCCAGTGA